A single window of Leopardus geoffroyi isolate Oge1 chromosome D4, O.geoffroyi_Oge1_pat1.0, whole genome shotgun sequence DNA harbors:
- the LINGO2 gene encoding leucine-rich repeat and immunoglobulin-like domain-containing nogo receptor-interacting protein 2 produces MLHTAISCWQPFLGLAVVLLFMGSTIGCPARCECSAQNKSVSCHRRRLIAIPEGIPIETKILDLSKNRLKSVNPEEFISYPLLEEIDLSDNIIANVEPGAFNNLFNLRSLRLKGNRLKLVPLGVFTGLSNLTKLDISENKIVILLDYMFQDLHNLKFLEVGDNDLVYISHRAFSGLLSLEQLTLEKCNLTAVPTEALSHLRSLISLHLKHLNINNMPVYAFKRLFHLKHLEIDYWPLLDMMPANSLYGLNLTSLSITNTNLSTVPFLAFKHLVYLTHLNLSYNPISTIEAGMFSDLIRLQELHIVGAQLRTIEPHSFQGLRFLRVLNVSQNLLETLEENVFSSPRALEVLSINNNPLACDCRLLWILQRHPTLQFGGQQPMCAGPDTIRERSFKDFHSTALSFYFTCKKPKIREKKLQHLLVDEGQTVQLECNADGDPQPVISWVTPRRRFITTKSNGRATVLGDGTLEIRFAQDQDSGMYVCIASNAAGNDTFTASLTVKGFTSDRFLYANRTPMYMTDSNDTISNGTNVNTFSLDLKTILVSTAMGCFTFLGVVLFCFLLLFVWSRGKGKHKNSIDLEYVPRKNNGAVVEGEVAGPRRFNMKMI; encoded by the coding sequence ATGCTTCACACCGCCATATCATGTTGGCAGCCATTCCTGGGTCTGGCTGTGGTGTTACTCTTCATGGGATCCACCATCGGCTGCCCTGCTCGCTGTGAGTGCTCCGCCCAGAACAAATCTGTTAGCTGCCACAGAAGGCGGCTGATCGCCATCCCAGAGGGCATTCCCATCGAGACCAAAATCTTGGACCTCAGCAAGAACAGGCTGAAAAGTGTCAACCCTGAGGAATTCATATCATATCCTCTGCTGGAGGAGATAGACTTGAGTGACAATATCATCGCCAATGTGGAGCCAGGAGCATTTAACAATCTCTTTAACCTTCGTTCCCTCCGCCTAAAAGGCAATCGCCTAAAGCTGGTCCCTTTGGGAGTATTCACGGGGCTATCCAACCTCACCAAGCTGGACATTAGTGAGAATAAGATTGTCATTTTACTGGACTACATGTTCCAAGACCTTCATAACCTGAAGTTTCTAGAAGTGGGGGACAATGATTTGGTTTACATATCACACAGGGCCTTCAGTGGGCTGCTGAGCTTGGAGCAGCTCACCCTGGAGAAATGCAACCTAACAGCAGTACCAACAGAAGCCCTCTCCCACCTCCGCAGCCTCATCAGCCTGCATCTGAAGCATCTCAATATCAACAATATGCCTGTGTATGCCTTTAAAAGATTGTTCCACCTGAAACATCTAGAGATTGACTATTGGCCTTTACTGGATATGATGCCTGCCAATAGCCTCTATGGTCTTAACCTCACATCCCTCTCCATCACCAATACCAACCTGTCCACTGTTCCCTTCCTTGCCTTTAAACACCTGGTATATCTGACCCACCTTAACCTCTCCTACAATCCCATCAGCACTATCGAAGCAGGCATGTTCTCTGACCTGATCCGCCTTCAGGAGCTCCATATCGTGGGGGCCCAGCTCCGCACCATTGAGCCTCACTCCTTCCAAGGGCTCCGCTTCCTTCGTGTGCTCAACGTGTCTCAGAACCTACTGGAAACTTTGGAAGAGAATGTCTTCTCCTCCCCTAGGGCTTTGGAGGTCCTGAGCATCAATAACAACCCGCTGGCCTGTGACTGCCGTCTCCTCTGGATCCTGCAGCGGCATCCCACTCTGCAATTTGGCGGCCAGCAGCCCATGTGTGCTGGTCCAGACACCATCCGTGAGAGATCCTTCAAGGATTTCCACAGCACTgccctttctttttactttacctgcaaaaaacccaaaatccGTGAAAAGAAGTTGCAGCATCTGCTAGTGGATGAAGGGCAGACGGTCCAGCTAGAATGCAATGCTGATGGAGACCCTCAGCCTGTGATTTCCTGGGTGACCCCTCGAAGGCGTTTTATCACCACCAAGTCCAATGGAAGAGCCACCGTGTTGGGCGACGGCACCTTGGAAATCCGCTTTGCCCAGGATCAAGACAGTGGGATGTATGTTTGCATCGCTAGCAACGCCGCTGGGAACGACACCTTCACAGCCTCTTTAACGGTGAAAGGATTCACTTCAGATCGCTTCCTTTATGCCAACAGGACCCCTATGTACATGACTGACTCCAATGACACCATTTCCAATGGCACCAATGTCAATACCTTTTCCCTGGACCTTAAAACAATACTGGTATCTACAGCCATGGGCTGTTTCACATTCCTGggagtggttttattttgttttctccttctttttgtgTGGAGCCGAGGGAAAGGCAAGCACAAAAACAGCATTGACCTTGAGTATGTACCCCGAAAAAACAATGGTGCTGTTGTGGAAGGGGAGGTGGCTGGACCCAGGAGGTTCAACATGAAAATGATTTGA